The Cicer arietinum cultivar CDC Frontier isolate Library 1 chromosome 1, Cicar.CDCFrontier_v2.0, whole genome shotgun sequence genome contains the following window.
ATATTAAACATATAGAATTAAACTCAATGCAATGATATTCAATAAGTTTTCTCTTTTTGTTCTGGACCCCAAGACTCCTGTTCAAATTCACCTCCGATTCATCTAACTTGCCTATGTGAtgtattcaaattcaaatcatgAGAGAATGTCTCAAATTGGCCATTCTATTTCTATAAATTGTGGTTGTTTCATTGAGGCATTATGCTTGGGTTGTTGAAAAACCAGATAGCTGAGAATTTGATACCAGCTTTGATTAAAATGTACAGCCAcaaaatttcacatttatataagtaaatttaatattagGATTTGGTATTGAAATAGTTTTGAGCCAGATTAAGCCTTATTTTGTACTGAAGTCAGTGTAAAACATTGGCAGTGACTTTCTGCAATATGGAACTCCATTAATGTGTACTAAATGTAAAAAGTACATAAATTCTTTAGCCTATGATAACAATTCACTATATAAAATTCTTAACTGCACATTCAGAAGACAAGAAGACACAGAATAAAGcagcaaaacaaaaaatttgaaatcctGTTCAAAAATTTATCTGTCTGCAACTCTTGCCTTCTCAATCTAGAGCTGTTATTTCCCACCATCTGGTAAGAGTTCGGCGAGTTGCCGAACACTCCGGCAAAAACCATCTCCCCAAACATCTCAACCATAGGGTGGTTGTGGTGGTGAGATCCAAGACTGTGCATTTGTGAAGTGACAGCATCCTCTTCTTGGTATAAAGAAGAGTTTAAATGTTGTCCTTGATAAGGATTACGATATGGAAGCCGCTGCTGCTGATCACTTTGAGATGCTGTTGCCAAAAGAGCTTGAGCAGCTGAAGCAGTTGGTCTTGGTGGTACAAAAGTATCATCACAACATGATGACTTCCCACTAGGTGGAGCCTGGCCGCCACGGCCGTACAACGGGATCATTGTGGTATGTGATATAACATCTTTGCATACAGGGCATTGTGGATGTTCATCAGCTCCAAGAGAATCATCACTTTGTACATGGAGCCATTTGTAGATGCAAGGCCAGCAGTAAAGGTGGCCACAAAGGGTTACTATCGGATCGTGTGCAAAGTCTAAGCAGATGTTGCAATCAAAACAGCCATTGGAATTTTCTGCTTCTGACATGGTATTTGACAATTCTTGGGAGAAACAATGCTGAAATGCCATGAATCAAGTAAACCACTTCTTACAAGTCAAAAGTCACAACAGTTAGTGCTTCTTAAGCCCTGAATATACAAAGGAAAAACTAGCTTAATACACAGAATTAAGAGTAATAGACACAGTCAAGCATTGTAGAAACTAACTATATGATATGAAAGTGTATAAATCAACACAATTTCATCAACTTCATGtctagaaaagaaaaataatgtcGATGGAGAAGAAGAGTATCTAAAATGGAAATGTGAAGTGATAACTAATGGCATTGATCCTGACATGTAATTAGGGGTGGTTATTAACTAAAAGGGTGTttggatttatttatttgaacttATCGACTAACCTAAACACTTTGAAACTGTTTGGAAAATTGGGAGAGCTTATGGAAACAGCTTATGACAAGcccataagttgttttcagctAATTTCCATAAACTCTTCAGAATAGTTTAAGAAAACAGTTTAtagcttatatgaaaataatttaactttattttatcttttgttatagaaataacgTGTACATAAGCACTTATATGATAAGTGCTTAATTAATATGTTTATCAAAACAGGGCCTAATTGGGTGATCAACTCACTCAAGCAAGGACAGATGATGAGTGAACCAGATAAACTCATGTTCATAAGCAATATCTCAATCCGTATCCTCAGTGTCCTTATAAAGTACTACCATAAAAAAACTCATGAGTACATAAAGCAGAATAACTTCTACGGTTCTTGTGGCACATGGCAAAAAAGAAGCACACTAACTCTATCCAATAGATGATAAGAAAAACTAGTGAAAAATACATGTAAAGCAAACAGTAATAAATCCAACCACATGAAGATGCGCATAACAATAAcagttcaaaattttaaaatacacaaatgGAAAATTACATGACCTCAATAACCCAAAAACAGAAACCCCATAAAAATTGGCCTTTTAAAATCCCCCACAACATTTAGATTTTCTGCATACTTATTCATTTCCTAACCCATAATTCTATAAAAGCAAAGAAAAAGGCTTTGCaagcaaacaaaaaataaaaaatttccacCAAATCAAAAGAATTATTGATGTATCAAAGTTTAGGGGAAGCAAAAGACAAGATCTAAGCattgaaaatgaaatcaaacGAAAAAActtgcaaaacaaaaacaagaatcttaaaaaacaaaaacttgaTTATGATAAAAGAAACACAATGGATGATGAGGTTGTCTGAGCACAGAACACGGAATCTTATATAATAagagataaaaatgaaaaaggaaaCATACCCATATAAGATAAATACAAAAGTGGAGAGCTTTTGCTTTCTGAGAAATATCTTGAATGTAAGTAACGATGAAGACATGGCTATATAGTGCTACTACCTAGTCCTAGGTAAATAATGACgtgtttttaaatattaaaagaaaatttgaatTGCTTCGAAACGATTCATTAAAGTGCAAACGAATAAAATGTATAAATTCTAGTAAAATCTCCAAAACAGAATATACTGAGAGATAGCTCTAGACAaccaaaatgtaattttttatatctacaaatattatttaaataactattattgaaatttaaataaaatgatcaattttaaataaaaacaaaaatatatctttaatatTTGCTCctttatgtaaatattattaaaattgattggTAAATAATGTGAATGTACAAGATACAATAGTGTTgcacatatttaaatattaatctcttctattctttttataaaagacaactcaattataatttatttgataaaaatttatataattaattaattatattaatttttattaattaaattataatttaattactttttataaaaaataataataagaaataacaTATTGAACTCCCGTGCTTCTTTGTTGATGTGATACATATtttaattcactttttattttaattattttattgaactAGCATGGCACATTCgttcaataattttatttcaaacgGTTACGTATTGTATTTGTTTAAATTGTTATTGaatcaaatcaattatatttgTATGAAATGGATAATAACAACATATTGAATGAATACAAGTTATGATATAAAGTCTGATTGTATTTGAATTTAGAAACTAAATAATcactaattaactattttaataataatttgttagtGATtcttataagtaaaaaaaatgttgatcactattataaatataagataattatttttgaataatttaatactattatttttaatacacaagttatttattttaaaatatttaaagttaaatatttgacatttaaaatgaaatattttagcaaatttgacttttattttatataaaatctataaaattaattacat
Protein-coding sequences here:
- the LOC101493874 gene encoding E3 ubiquitin-protein ligase RMA1H1-like; protein product: MAFQHCFSQELSNTMSEAENSNGCFDCNICLDFAHDPIVTLCGHLYCWPCIYKWLHVQSDDSLGADEHPQCPVCKDVISHTTMIPLYGRGGQAPPSGKSSCCDDTFVPPRPTASAAQALLATASQSDQQQRLPYRNPYQGQHLNSSLYQEEDAVTSQMHSLGSHHHNHPMVEMFGEMVFAGVFGNSPNSYQMVGNNSSRLRRQELQTDKFLNRISNFLFCCFILCLLVF